The [Eubacterium] eligens ATCC 27750 genome segment TAAGGAATCCTACAAAAATAAGTGCCGGAGCTGTTGCAAATCCAGGAATTGTAGTAAATACAGGTGCAAATATAATTGCAATAAGGAATAAGAAACCTGTTACAACTGAAGAAAGTCCTGTTCTTCCGCCTTCTGCAACACCTGATGAGCTCTCAACAAATGTTGTTGTTGTAGAAGTACCAAGGATGGCTCCTGCACTTGTTGCGATAGCATCAGCTAAAAGAGCCTGCTTAATTCTAGGAAGTCTTCCGTTCTCATCAAGCATTTTAGCCTTATTGGCAACACCGATAAGTGTTCCAAGTGTATCAAACATGTCAACAAAAAGGAATGAGCACATAATAACAATAAAATCTAATATATTAATATTAAGACCCTTAAGGTTAAAGCACTGTCCAAATGTCAGGCTGATAGCTGTGATATCAAAGCTTCTCCATGAAGGAATAAGTGAATAGAATCCTGCTGCTGCATCAACCTTATAAAGTCCTGTAAGCTGGCAGATAATACCAAGCACCCATGTTGCAACGATACCGATAAGGATAGAACCCTTAACATGCTTTACATAAAGAATAGCAATGATAAATGTACCGATAACTGCAAGTAAAGCACCTATTCCTACTGTGTTAAAATTAGTTCTGAAATTAACAACAGTAACCTTTGTTGACTCACTTGCAACAACTAGGTTAGCACCCTGAAGTCCGATAAATGCCACAAAAAGACCGATACCTACTGATACGCCCTTCTTTAATGTTGTAGGAATTGCGTTAAATATAGCTTCACGAACATTAGTAAGTGAAAGCACAATAAATACAAGTCCTTCAACAAATACAGCAAAAAGTGCTACTTTCCAGCTATATCCCATGCTTCCGCATACTGTATATGCGAAATAAGCGTTAAGTCCAAGTCCTGGAGCAAGTGCAAAAGGATAATTAGCAAGGAAAGCCATTGCAAAACAACCTATAGCAGATGCTATTGCAGTCGCCATAAGAATTGCATTAGAATCCATTCCTGATGCTGACAGGATAGATGGATTAACAGCCAGAATATAAGCCATTGTCATAAATGTTGTAATTCCAGCTACAACCTCAGTTCTTACACTGGTGTTGTTTTCCTTAAGTTTGAACAATTTGTCCATTTCAACCTCCATAATTTTATAAATATTAAAAAACACTTAATAATATTAACATATTCTTCTCAATTTTACGACAACTTTTTTTATTAGACATATATCTTTTCTAATAAAATCTCCCACTAAAAGAGGGAAGCGCATTCAATAGCAAAATAGTACTATATCATTGTACTTTAGTTATACACCTGTGAATTGGACGTGAACACAGGTTTGGGATACATCCATTTATGAAAAACATGAATAAAGCCATATATGCAGTTGGGAGACCTGCATATATGGCTTTATTTTATTTCTTATCTACTAATTCAGTTGTACAGAAAGGACATCTTGTTGCCTTAACAGATATCTTGCTGAAACAGTATGGACAATCCTTTGTAGTTGGAGCCGGTTCTTCTTTCTTCTTACCTAAGCTCATCATCTTGTTCATTGCTTTAACTAAAAGGAACAGAACAAATGCCATAATAAGGAAATTAATAACTGCTGTTATGAATGAACCATAATCAAACACAACTCCTCTTATTGTAAATGTACCACCAACGGTAACACCCTCACCATTAGTACCACCTGTAACTACGGCAATAAGCGGATTAATAAAACTGCTTGTAAGTGCTGTTACAATGCTCTGAAATGCAGCACCGATAATAACACCTACTGCCAGATTCATAACATTTCCTTTCAAAGCAAATTCTTTAAATTCCTGAATGAATTTTTTCATTGGGTTTTCCTCCCGTATATTATTAATCTTAGAAACGATTATAGTGTCTTTAGTTTTTTCCTTATGTCCTCTACAGTTTCAACAATATAATCTGCTCCCGCTATCTCAAGCTCCTGTTCTTCTGCAAAACCATATCTTACTCCCATAGAATCAATTCCAGAAGCTTTAGCACCTAATATATCGTCTTTTCT includes the following:
- the mscL gene encoding large conductance mechanosensitive channel protein MscL, yielding MKKFIQEFKEFALKGNVMNLAVGVIIGAAFQSIVTALTSSFINPLIAVVTGGTNGEGVTVGGTFTIRGVVFDYGSFITAVINFLIMAFVLFLLVKAMNKMMSLGKKKEEPAPTTKDCPYCFSKISVKATRCPFCTTELVDKK
- a CDS encoding NCS2 family permease, with amino-acid sequence MDKLFKLKENNTSVRTEVVAGITTFMTMAYILAVNPSILSASGMDSNAILMATAIASAIGCFAMAFLANYPFALAPGLGLNAYFAYTVCGSMGYSWKVALFAVFVEGLVFIVLSLTNVREAIFNAIPTTLKKGVSVGIGLFVAFIGLQGANLVVASESTKVTVVNFRTNFNTVGIGALLAVIGTFIIAILYVKHVKGSILIGIVATWVLGIICQLTGLYKVDAAAGFYSLIPSWRSFDITAISLTFGQCFNLKGLNINILDFIVIMCSFLFVDMFDTLGTLIGVANKAKMLDENGRLPRIKQALLADAIATSAGAILGTSTTTTFVESSSGVAEGGRTGLSSVVTGFLFLIAIIFAPVFTTIPGFATAPALIFVGFLMVSAVVEIDFNDLTESIPAYLCLICMPLMYSISEGIAVGVISYVIVNLVAGKAKKITPLMYVLALLFILKYIFL